The Deltaproteobacteria bacterium genome includes a region encoding these proteins:
- the gspG gene encoding type II secretion system major pseudopilin GspG yields MAAKSSRNERGFTLIELMVVIVILGILAGLIIPRIMGRPDEARAAKARMQIESLETALKLYKLDNGNYPTTEQGLQALVQAPAAGGLAKNWRQGGYLEKGKVPKDPWDSDFVYISPGVHGDFDLSCLGADSEAGGEGKNKDINNWEVD; encoded by the coding sequence ATGGCAGCAAAAAGCAGCAGGAACGAGCGCGGTTTTACCCTGATTGAGCTGATGGTGGTCATTGTGATCCTGGGTATCCTGGCCGGCCTCATCATTCCCAGAATCATGGGGCGGCCTGATGAGGCGCGCGCCGCCAAGGCCCGGATGCAGATTGAAAGCCTGGAAACGGCTCTGAAACTTTATAAGCTCGATAACGGCAATTATCCCACCACCGAGCAGGGCTTGCAGGCTTTGGTACAGGCGCCGGCCGCAGGCGGGCTGGCCAAAAACTGGCGGCAGGGCGGTTATCTGGAGAAGGGCAAGGTTCCCAAAGACCCCTGGGATAGCGATTTTGTCTATATCTCGCCCGGCGTGCATGGTGATTTTGATCTCAGTTGCCTGGGCGCCGACAGTGAAGCGGGGGGAGAGGGCAAAAACAAGGACATCAACAACTGGGAAGTAGATTGA
- a CDS encoding 4Fe-4S dicluster domain-containing protein: MTDIPRMIVVEPAAEQSKHRAAGIFVRKEKQPDIAAIKERLIEIRRATRDNHAELLALLQGTLSRYGKVMVTTAGDAKEAASHIRSIAAGINIVSLNKSNVVVNELRPELEKAGFTSYLRYFREFQHFEAGTFQKQVQDYWSLPGVHGRGLVESFAAQQTIGTGHARAARNYLAILGVNAISADDGAVFFLQHMSNISKDLEQAQKVVLIVSLEKILKDSEEALFHTRCMGIFGLESILLDLMPREAEKFDFDSLPVLPDNPDLELHVIIFDNGRSRILENVYKDLFLCIDCRACARQCPIGQQLAMEEGMVYSPKNYLWGFLNGWLPAVDACLHCGRCEVECPVDIDIPTLIWKSQFEHYARHARSIKKRMLDDPELLAKLGSLSAPLSNRLTNLAITKFFMQLFTGVHRDAHLPTFHRITFKDWFKGSRSGQ; encoded by the coding sequence ATGACCGACATTCCCCGGATGATAGTGGTAGAACCAGCGGCTGAGCAAAGTAAGCACCGGGCCGCCGGTATCTTCGTGCGCAAAGAGAAGCAGCCCGACATCGCTGCCATCAAAGAACGCCTGATAGAGATTCGCCGCGCAACGCGGGATAACCATGCTGAATTGCTGGCTCTCCTGCAAGGGACCCTGAGCCGATACGGCAAGGTGATGGTGACCACGGCGGGTGATGCCAAGGAAGCCGCCTCTCACATCAGGAGTATTGCCGCCGGGATAAATATTGTTTCCCTGAACAAATCGAATGTCGTGGTCAATGAACTCCGACCGGAGCTGGAGAAGGCTGGTTTCACGAGCTACCTCCGCTATTTCCGAGAGTTTCAGCATTTTGAAGCAGGGACATTTCAGAAACAGGTGCAAGACTACTGGTCACTGCCGGGCGTGCATGGCCGGGGACTGGTGGAATCTTTTGCAGCGCAGCAAACAATCGGTACTGGTCACGCCAGAGCGGCTCGTAATTATCTGGCGATCCTCGGTGTCAATGCCATCTCAGCCGATGATGGCGCCGTTTTCTTCCTGCAGCACATGTCGAATATCTCCAAAGACCTGGAACAGGCGCAAAAGGTGGTCTTGATTGTCAGTCTGGAGAAGATCCTGAAGGATAGCGAGGAGGCGCTTTTTCATACGCGGTGCATGGGCATCTTTGGCCTCGAGAGCATCCTTCTGGACCTTATGCCCCGGGAGGCGGAAAAATTTGATTTTGACAGCCTGCCGGTTCTCCCGGACAACCCTGATCTGGAGCTGCATGTAATTATCTTTGATAACGGACGCAGTCGGATCCTGGAAAATGTTTACAAGGATCTCTTCCTCTGCATTGATTGCCGGGCCTGTGCCCGTCAGTGCCCCATTGGGCAGCAACTGGCCATGGAAGAGGGCATGGTTTACAGTCCGAAAAATTACCTCTGGGGATTCCTCAATGGGTGGCTGCCTGCCGTGGATGCATGCCTGCATTGCGGTAGATGCGAGGTGGAATGCCCGGTGGATATTGACATCCCGACGCTGATCTGGAAGTCACAGTTCGAACATTACGCCAGACATGCGCGGAGTATAAAGAAAAGGATGCTCGACGACCCGGAGCTCCTTGCTAAGTTGGGTTCACTGTCCGCTCCCTTGTCGAACCGGCTGACGAACCTGGCCATTACCAAGTTCTTCATGCAGCTTTTCACCGGGGTGCACCGCGATGCCCATTTACCGACTTTTCACCGCATAACATTTAAAGACTGGTTCAAAGGAAGCAGGAGTGGCCAATAA
- the gspF gene encoding type II secretion system inner membrane protein GspF, producing MPIYEYLALDNGGSKIKGVVDAASAVAARQKLRDSSIYPVELNETESKGRGKSAPSGRSGLFGKVRLKDISIMTRQLSTLLSAGLPLVPSLTTLVSQTTHPQLKKTLARIKEEVNEGNSLAAGMSLFPQIFSPFYINMVKAGEASGMINLVLERLADFNESQQALRSKIRAALAYPLIMFLIGALVIFFLVTFVVPNITQIFEEMHQTLPLVTIVLIAVSSFLKSFWWLLAGLVGIAFFTVQYTLLRTEKGKYLWDKIKFKAPVIGILNQKIAVARFSRTLGTLLQSGVPLLTSLEIVANVVNNRLMADAIRQAAKDVEEGQSLSLPLRKNKLFPPLASEMIAVGEQSGTVEIMLQRIADAFETETSASIMTMTSLLEPLMILVMGFMVGFIVISVLLPIFEMNQLVK from the coding sequence ATGCCGATTTACGAATATCTGGCCCTGGATAATGGGGGCAGTAAAATAAAAGGCGTTGTAGATGCTGCCTCCGCAGTCGCCGCCCGGCAGAAATTGCGGGATAGCAGCATTTACCCGGTCGAACTTAATGAAACGGAGAGCAAGGGCAGGGGGAAATCTGCCCCATCTGGCAGGAGCGGGCTTTTTGGCAAGGTCCGGTTAAAAGATATCTCCATCATGACCCGCCAATTATCTACCCTGCTGAGCGCGGGATTGCCCCTCGTGCCATCGCTTACCACCCTTGTTTCCCAGACTACGCATCCCCAACTGAAAAAAACCCTGGCCAGGATCAAGGAAGAGGTCAACGAGGGCAATAGCCTTGCTGCCGGCATGTCTCTGTTTCCGCAAATCTTTTCTCCTTTTTACATCAACATGGTGAAGGCCGGCGAGGCTTCGGGGATGATAAATCTGGTCCTCGAAAGATTGGCCGATTTCAATGAAAGTCAGCAGGCGCTAAGATCAAAAATCAGGGCTGCCCTGGCTTACCCCCTGATCATGTTTTTGATCGGCGCCCTGGTAATCTTTTTTCTGGTCACATTCGTCGTACCCAATATTACCCAGATATTTGAAGAGATGCATCAGACTCTGCCGCTGGTTACCATAGTGCTCATTGCCGTCAGCAGTTTCCTGAAATCTTTCTGGTGGCTCCTGGCCGGACTCGTCGGGATCGCCTTTTTCACTGTTCAATATACGCTGTTGAGGACAGAAAAAGGTAAGTATCTCTGGGATAAAATCAAGTTCAAGGCACCTGTTATTGGGATTCTGAATCAGAAGATTGCGGTGGCCAGGTTCAGCCGCACCCTGGGCACCTTGCTGCAAAGCGGTGTGCCGCTCTTGACGTCATTGGAAATTGTGGCTAATGTGGTAAACAATCGCCTCATGGCCGATGCCATCAGGCAGGCTGCCAAGGATGTGGAGGAGGGGCAGAGTTTATCTCTACCTTTAAGGAAAAACAAGCTTTTCCCGCCGCTGGCGAGCGAGATGATCGCTGTGGGCGAGCAAAGCGGCACCGTGGAAATAATGCTGCAACGGATTGCTGACGCCTTTGAAACGGAGACGTCGGCCAGCATCATGACCATGACCTCGCTTTTGGAACCGCTGATGATCCTGGTAATGGGATTTATGGTTGGTTTTATCGTAATTTCGGTGCTTTTGCCTATCTTTGAGATGAACCAGTTGGTAAAATAA
- a CDS encoding prepilin-type N-terminal cleavage/methylation domain-containing protein: MNRHGYTLIELALVVFLLGLMLFLAAPRVRDGLINDALSTSVRRTIGVVRGLRADAVREQLDYVLQLDLQNNAFWTYSLDMTPEKRQERKKSAYYLPAGVKIADIDQPGLGKKTDGDATVKFYKQGHIQPTVIHLARDNRYATIVLAPFLATIKTYEKYVEFTPEGDEKQ, translated from the coding sequence TTGAACCGGCACGGCTACACCCTGATAGAATTAGCCTTGGTCGTTTTCCTGCTGGGGTTGATGCTTTTTCTGGCCGCGCCCAGGGTCCGCGACGGTTTGATTAACGACGCGCTTTCAACCTCGGTGCGCAGGACAATCGGCGTCGTGCGGGGATTGCGGGCTGATGCCGTGCGGGAACAACTTGATTATGTCCTGCAATTGGACTTGCAAAACAATGCCTTCTGGACTTACAGCCTGGATATGACCCCGGAAAAGCGACAGGAAAGAAAAAAGTCAGCTTATTATTTACCTGCGGGCGTTAAAATTGCCGATATTGACCAGCCCGGTCTCGGGAAAAAAACGGATGGCGATGCCACGGTAAAATTCTATAAACAAGGCCACATCCAACCGACAGTTATTCATCTGGCCAGGGATAACCGTTACGCTACCATCGTGCTGGCACCTTTTTTGGCCACCATCAAGACATACGAGAAATATGTCGAATTCACCCCCGAGGGTGACGAGAAACAATAA